In Edaphobacter paludis, a single window of DNA contains:
- a CDS encoding MFS transporter yields the protein MAQRIKVAPSTGLMHFGFVLTGLGTALLGPILPLLTRQWHLQDAQSGLLLLAQFCGSFVGGVSVSRHLRRSLLTGLAAAAGGFGVFAIAPGLAVACIGLSLGGFGLGQIIASTNILAGRRYTEHRGSALALLNFSWSFGAMLSPLLAAWLLPRFALRGMLECFAALFTVAAIAMTAEIRGTQEEIRATDAGSDNKGLPQTAFLYFAGLLLLYGGLETCLSGWLTTYALRYGDKTLAVSEYTTLLLWMALTVGRAVSSLVMLRIKEKTVQRWGLALAVIFTAGLATAHSAAAIAMFAVVLGLSLSPFFPSTFALLMAERPAARQAGIVLAVSGLGAAALPWLMGVVSTRTGSLQVALALPLAAAIMLLAMSLWRNAHRVLAS from the coding sequence ATGGCTCAACGGATCAAGGTCGCTCCATCCACCGGATTGATGCATTTTGGGTTTGTGCTGACTGGACTGGGGACCGCATTGCTGGGGCCTATTCTGCCGCTGTTGACCCGGCAATGGCATTTGCAGGACGCACAGAGCGGTTTGCTGCTGCTGGCGCAATTCTGCGGCTCATTTGTCGGTGGCGTCAGCGTTTCGCGGCATCTGCGGAGAAGCCTGCTCACCGGACTCGCAGCGGCAGCGGGGGGCTTTGGCGTATTTGCCATCGCACCAGGACTCGCAGTGGCGTGTATCGGCCTGTCTCTCGGCGGATTCGGATTGGGCCAGATCATTGCATCCACAAATATTCTTGCAGGGCGACGGTATACGGAACATCGAGGATCGGCCCTGGCGCTGCTGAATTTCTCGTGGAGCTTCGGAGCGATGCTCTCCCCCTTGCTGGCAGCGTGGCTGCTCCCGCGATTTGCACTGCGCGGGATGCTGGAGTGCTTTGCTGCCCTATTCACGGTCGCAGCCATAGCAATGACAGCGGAGATACGGGGAACACAGGAAGAGATCCGTGCAACGGATGCTGGGTCCGACAACAAAGGCCTGCCACAGACTGCGTTCCTCTATTTTGCCGGGCTCCTGCTTCTCTATGGCGGACTGGAAACCTGCCTGAGCGGCTGGCTGACGACATACGCCTTGCGCTATGGCGACAAAACCCTGGCCGTAAGCGAATACACAACGCTGCTGCTGTGGATGGCTCTAACCGTAGGCCGGGCCGTTTCTTCTCTCGTAATGCTGCGGATAAAAGAGAAGACAGTCCAGCGCTGGGGATTAGCGCTTGCGGTGATCTTTACCGCTGGGCTGGCGACAGCGCATTCGGCTGCGGCGATTGCAATGTTTGCGGTCGTGCTTGGTCTCAGCCTCTCTCCATTTTTTCCGTCCACGTTTGCTCTGCTCATGGCTGAAAGGCCAGCGGCACGGCAGGCCGGAATTGTACTCGCCGTGTCAGGATTGGGTGCAGCAGCATTGCCGTGGCTGATGGGGGTTGTTTCGACGCGGACAGGATCGTTGCAGGTAGCGCTGGCCTTACCGCTGGCAGCCGCAATCATGCTGCTCGCCATGAGCTTATGGAGAAATGCCCATCGAGTTTTGGCAAGCTGA
- a CDS encoding SCO family protein yields MPRKAVFVVLFVALLSGCRKSSTPAANSSTAAQVTFHIRGKVVSTDAAHVTLDGEAVPGFMDAMTMPYKLKDPIVATELHPGDRITATILAARDGSDFANVRLDNVVIISQARPDYKPAVQYHVPKAGDVVPDFKLLNQSGRTIDLAQFKGKVLLLTFIYTRCPLADFCVRMSRNFAEVDKSLAADPALYKQTHLLSISFDPAYDTPKVLRSYGGAYTGQYTKEKFLHWDFAAPTEKELPAVTQYFDVGVTPGDSKTLTHSLSTVLIGKDGKIIAWYPNNEWKPADVVAQMKQAAGI; encoded by the coding sequence GTGCCCAGAAAAGCCGTATTTGTCGTCCTCTTCGTTGCGCTCCTCTCGGGCTGCCGCAAGTCCTCTACTCCGGCGGCAAACAGCTCCACTGCCGCACAGGTAACCTTTCATATACGCGGCAAGGTGGTCAGCACCGACGCCGCACACGTCACTCTCGACGGCGAGGCGGTCCCCGGTTTTATGGATGCCATGACGATGCCATACAAGCTCAAGGATCCGATTGTCGCGACGGAACTCCACCCCGGCGACCGCATCACGGCGACCATTCTTGCCGCTAGAGACGGGAGCGACTTCGCCAATGTCCGACTGGATAACGTTGTCATCATCTCGCAGGCGCGCCCCGACTATAAACCCGCCGTCCAGTACCATGTTCCCAAGGCCGGCGATGTGGTGCCCGATTTCAAGCTGCTCAACCAAAGCGGCCGTACCATCGATCTGGCGCAGTTCAAGGGCAAGGTGCTCCTGCTCACCTTTATCTATACCCGTTGCCCTCTGGCTGATTTCTGTGTGCGTATGAGTCGCAACTTTGCCGAAGTCGATAAATCCCTGGCAGCCGATCCAGCCCTCTACAAGCAGACGCATCTTCTCAGCATCAGCTTTGACCCTGCCTACGACACGCCGAAGGTGCTTCGTAGCTATGGCGGCGCTTACACCGGCCAGTACACCAAGGAGAAATTCCTCCACTGGGATTTTGCGGCTCCGACTGAAAAAGAACTTCCTGCGGTCACGCAGTACTTCGACGTAGGGGTTACGCCGGGAGACAGCAAGACACTGACTCACTCACTCTCGACCGTACTCATCGGCAAAGACGGAAAAATAATTGCGTGGTATCCCAACAACGAATGGAAACCTGCCGATGTGGTGGCCCAGATGAAACAAGCGGCTGGGATTTGA
- a CDS encoding outer membrane beta-barrel protein, which translates to MFIKVLVLIGLASAASTIFAQARPTASRTADLQIGGGFTTAHSDYLPNRINGGAGYFDFDFMHNLGVEGVFHFVQDGKGSEVYEKTYEIGARYHRTYGRFSPYGKLMYGRGVFNFPAYPGYPHANLAYNLFAGGVGLDYRIVRHVSARADFEYQRWLGFPQNGLTPSLLTFGAAYHF; encoded by the coding sequence TTGTTCATCAAAGTGCTTGTTCTCATCGGCCTGGCTAGTGCAGCATCCACGATCTTCGCACAAGCCAGGCCAACCGCTTCCCGTACCGCTGATCTGCAAATTGGAGGCGGCTTTACAACTGCCCACTCCGATTACCTTCCCAACCGTATCAATGGCGGCGCAGGCTATTTTGACTTCGACTTCATGCACAACCTTGGCGTAGAGGGCGTATTCCATTTCGTCCAGGATGGAAAAGGGTCGGAGGTCTATGAAAAGACCTATGAGATTGGTGCGCGCTACCATCGCACCTATGGGCGTTTCTCACCCTATGGCAAGCTCATGTATGGCCGCGGCGTATTCAACTTTCCGGCATATCCCGGCTATCCTCACGCTAACCTTGCGTACAATCTCTTCGCCGGTGGCGTGGGGCTCGATTACCGCATTGTGCGGCATGTCAGCGCACGCGCCGACTTCGAGTACCAGAGATGGCTTGGCTTCCCACAAAACGGTCTGACCCCTTCACTGCTTACCTTTGGGGCTGCTTATCACTTCTAA
- a CDS encoding outer membrane beta-barrel protein, translating into MKLHTLIGCFACVLGLTTWSHAQAVPTATRSGSLQIGGGVTYARPDYGPKGIAGLTIYGDYDFTRHLGVEGDMHFVNLITPTDISEDTYLIGPRYRFHYNRFTPYAKALFGFGRFGYQAPSQYGNKASTYTYGLMSFGGGVDLRATKHLNVRAFDFEYQDWPGYRGKGLSPVVMTVGVAYSFR; encoded by the coding sequence TTGAAACTGCATACCCTTATCGGCTGTTTCGCCTGCGTGCTTGGCCTCACTACGTGGTCACACGCACAAGCTGTTCCCACTGCTACTCGCTCGGGCAGTCTGCAAATCGGCGGAGGTGTCACCTACGCCCGCCCGGACTACGGTCCGAAAGGAATTGCCGGTCTCACCATTTATGGGGACTATGATTTCACGCGGCATCTCGGTGTCGAGGGCGATATGCACTTCGTCAATCTCATTACCCCTACCGACATCTCCGAAGATACCTACCTCATCGGTCCAAGATACCGTTTTCACTACAATCGCTTCACCCCTTATGCCAAAGCACTCTTTGGCTTTGGCCGTTTTGGATATCAGGCACCCAGCCAGTACGGAAATAAAGCTTCAACCTATACGTATGGGCTCATGTCCTTCGGCGGAGGAGTGGACCTGCGCGCCACCAAGCACCTCAACGTTCGCGCCTTCGATTTCGAATATCAGGACTGGCCCGGATATAGAGGCAAAGGGCTTTCCCCTGTCGTCATGACGGTCGGAGTCGCGTATTCTTTCCGATAG
- a CDS encoding TonB family protein, protein MVKPLRSDNPAPQNIQFTHFGILNDGNQSRGSLFSSIVINVLIAIVIIIIGAAVRNTITPPQKVITLVEPLPLKKPEPAPKVITRPLPRPPVIKPEPPKIKIPETKVPEPKIPTVRMTHPAPVVIPAPPKRIQPPPAPRVVNLGRAQPASVVNNSPHPSAVALGRPDNPIAPSNRPAVSSVNLGQRGLAGMPASNSGAGPAAKSVTLGSGSPGSQDLNGRDNASRAVRGVHLGVANSNGPMNSRSREAAGPVNLGRVAPPPAAPSSAPTSAHAGSAPKVLYKPRPQYTAEAIKEHIEGTVSVRLRVSSSGAVQVLGVTRDLGYGLGESAVRAVEGTRFSPATDASGRPVDWEGVVNVAFQLAG, encoded by the coding sequence ATGGTAAAGCCGCTTCGCAGCGACAACCCAGCACCGCAGAATATACAGTTCACCCATTTTGGCATTTTGAACGACGGCAATCAGAGCAGAGGCTCGCTCTTCAGTTCCATCGTCATCAACGTCCTGATTGCGATTGTCATCATTATCATTGGGGCCGCGGTCAGAAATACGATCACCCCACCCCAAAAAGTCATCACCCTTGTCGAGCCGCTGCCGCTCAAGAAGCCGGAACCCGCTCCCAAGGTCATCACCAGGCCTCTCCCGCGGCCGCCTGTGATTAAGCCCGAGCCGCCAAAGATAAAGATTCCTGAGACCAAGGTGCCTGAACCAAAGATCCCGACCGTTCGGATGACTCATCCCGCGCCTGTCGTGATCCCTGCTCCCCCCAAGCGGATTCAGCCCCCACCCGCGCCGCGTGTCGTCAATCTCGGACGTGCCCAGCCAGCTTCGGTGGTGAATAACTCACCCCATCCCTCCGCAGTAGCGCTGGGGCGGCCTGACAATCCGATCGCACCTTCGAACCGGCCCGCGGTCAGTTCTGTCAATCTTGGACAGAGAGGCCTTGCCGGCATGCCTGCGTCGAACTCAGGTGCCGGCCCCGCTGCCAAATCCGTTACTCTCGGCTCTGGCTCGCCCGGCAGTCAGGACCTGAACGGCAGGGACAACGCCAGCCGTGCGGTCCGCGGTGTTCATCTTGGCGTTGCCAACAGCAATGGACCGATGAACTCCCGGAGTCGTGAGGCTGCGGGTCCTGTCAACCTTGGCCGCGTCGCCCCCCCTCCCGCGGCTCCGTCCTCCGCACCGACCTCTGCCCATGCGGGGTCCGCACCTAAGGTTCTGTACAAACCGCGTCCACAGTACACCGCTGAGGCTATCAAGGAGCACATCGAAGGCACTGTTTCCGTTCGCCTCCGCGTTTCTTCTTCGGGAGCCGTCCAAGTCCTGGGCGTCACCCGCGATCTTGGCTACGGGCTCGGTGAATCTGCCGTCCGCGCCGTAGAGGGTACTCGTTTTTCTCCCGCCACCGATGCATCCGGACGGCCAGTTGACTGGGAGGGCGTCGTCAATGTCGCCTTCCAGCTTGCCGGGTAA
- the galE gene encoding UDP-glucose 4-epimerase GalE — protein sequence MNILVTGGAGYIGGTVTRMLLAAGHSVTVLDNLCHSKRSAVAEGAEFVFGDLADRPLVEKTLKDGRFDGVMHFAALIEAGESMKKPEIYFRNNTASTLTLLEAMLATGHDRLVFSSTAACYGEPETTPIDEDAKLQPTNPYGESKLLVEHMLRWMNLIHNFKYASLRYFNVAGAIEGYGEAHEPESHLIPLILDVALGRRENIKIFGRDYPTKDGTCIRDYIHVRDLAEAHLLALEALNHNSRLIYNLGNGQGFTVLEVIESVRRVTGKPIPVEEHERRPGDPAVLVASSEKIKAELGWKPHLAELDTIIASAWEWHQRRYV from the coding sequence ATGAACATTTTAGTAACGGGCGGCGCTGGATATATCGGGGGAACAGTAACGAGGATGTTGTTGGCAGCGGGGCATTCGGTGACGGTGCTCGATAACTTGTGCCACAGCAAGAGATCCGCGGTCGCGGAAGGCGCAGAGTTCGTGTTTGGAGATTTGGCGGACCGTCCGCTGGTGGAAAAAACGCTGAAAGATGGGCGTTTCGATGGCGTCATGCACTTCGCAGCTTTGATCGAGGCCGGCGAGAGCATGAAGAAGCCGGAGATTTATTTTCGGAACAATACAGCCTCGACCCTGACGCTGCTGGAGGCGATGCTCGCTACTGGCCACGACAGGTTGGTCTTTAGCTCGACGGCCGCCTGCTATGGAGAACCTGAGACAACACCGATTGATGAGGATGCGAAGTTGCAGCCGACCAATCCTTATGGGGAGAGTAAACTCCTTGTAGAGCACATGCTTCGATGGATGAACCTCATCCATAACTTTAAGTATGCCAGTCTGCGCTATTTTAATGTCGCGGGGGCGATTGAGGGATATGGAGAGGCCCATGAACCCGAATCACACCTGATTCCGCTCATACTCGACGTGGCGCTGGGGCGGCGCGAGAACATCAAGATCTTTGGACGAGACTATCCGACGAAGGATGGGACCTGCATCCGGGACTATATCCATGTGCGCGATCTGGCCGAGGCGCATCTGCTTGCTTTGGAAGCACTTAATCACAATAGCCGATTGATTTACAACCTTGGCAACGGACAGGGATTTACGGTGCTGGAGGTGATCGAATCGGTCCGACGCGTGACCGGAAAGCCGATTCCGGTTGAGGAACACGAGCGTCGGCCAGGCGATCCCGCGGTACTGGTTGCGAGTTCGGAGAAGATCAAGGCGGAGTTGGGCTGGAAGCCGCACCTGGCTGAGCTGGACACGATCATTGCCAGTGCCTGGGAGTGGCATCAGAGGCGCTATGTATGA
- a CDS encoding YetF domain-containing protein codes for MIESMFHLHLPILEKLLRPMIVYLFLIGFLRLFGKRELAQLNPFDLVVLLSLSNTVQNAMIGDDNSVTGGIIGAFALLAINWLLTLVLFKSPKLDKIIEGTETVLIRHGVVDETAMKKEALTDVELKSVLHKQGLNEYSEVEKCVLEPNGTFYVEAKVPSSDDAERIEILALVRSLSIEVRELKGLLAARG; via the coding sequence GTGATCGAGAGCATGTTTCACCTTCACCTGCCGATTCTTGAGAAGCTGCTGCGGCCCATGATCGTCTACCTGTTCCTGATTGGGTTCCTTCGGCTGTTCGGCAAGCGCGAGTTGGCGCAGTTGAATCCGTTCGACCTGGTGGTTCTGCTGAGTCTGTCGAACACGGTGCAGAATGCGATGATCGGAGACGACAACTCCGTCACCGGTGGCATTATCGGCGCATTCGCGCTGCTGGCGATCAACTGGCTGCTGACGCTTGTGCTGTTCAAAAGTCCAAAGCTGGACAAGATCATCGAGGGCACAGAGACCGTGCTGATCCGGCATGGCGTCGTGGATGAGACGGCGATGAAAAAAGAGGCACTCACGGACGTGGAGTTGAAGTCGGTGCTGCATAAGCAGGGACTCAATGAATACTCTGAGGTGGAGAAGTGCGTTCTCGAGCCAAACGGCACGTTCTATGTGGAGGCGAAGGTTCCAAGTTCCGATGATGCGGAACGGATAGAGATACTGGCTCTGGTGCGGTCGCTTTCAATTGAGGTGCGGGAACTGAAAGGGCTGCTGGCGGCGCGAGGTTAA
- the crcB gene encoding fluoride efflux transporter CrcB: protein MSTYFWITLGSALGGVLRYALTRLTLDSSTNFPWGTILINVLGCFVIGFFGTLTFPGGRFEIPENIRLFVMVGLCGGFTTFSSFSLQTFDLLRTGEWSRALANVTLSVVLCLGSVALGHMVAHHSNKVFAVAANQEEEYTG, encoded by the coding sequence ATGTCTACCTATTTCTGGATAACACTGGGCAGCGCACTCGGTGGTGTCCTGCGTTATGCGCTTACACGGCTCACTCTGGACAGCAGCACGAATTTTCCATGGGGCACGATCCTCATCAATGTGCTCGGCTGCTTCGTCATCGGATTCTTCGGCACGTTGACCTTTCCGGGTGGCCGGTTCGAAATTCCGGAAAACATCCGGCTATTTGTAATGGTGGGATTATGCGGCGGGTTTACGACCTTCTCTTCCTTCAGCCTGCAGACCTTTGACCTGCTGCGGACGGGGGAGTGGAGCCGTGCTCTGGCGAACGTCACACTATCCGTCGTGCTATGCCTCGGTTCCGTGGCCCTGGGGCATATGGTCGCTCATCATAGCAATAAAGTCTTTGCTGTCGCCGCGAATCAGGAAGAAGAATATACCGGCTGA
- a CDS encoding chloride channel protein has translation MPKNNVVWSGGEQAHILVDLLRWLVIATLAGVLAGSASALLLASLEWATAVRESHKWIIALLPLAGLFVGCLYKYLGSSVEAGNNLIIDEIHDPKAVLPLRMTPLILLGTAITHLFGGSAGREGTAIQAGASLADQLTGIFGLDARDRRILLMAGISGGFGSVFGTPLSGAIFGIEVLAIGRIGYDGIFPCFVGAFVGDFVTRAWGIHHTVYRVTSVPSLTFTGFLCAIAAGVAFGLVGMAFAKTTHAISHWGKKTIAWAPLRPFTGGVIVAVAVLAVGTTKYIGLGIPTIVAAFATHLPPYDFAAKFLFTAVTLGFGFKGGEVTPLFYIGATLGNALAWLLPLPSTLLAGMGFVAVFAGAANTPIASSLMAVELFGAEAGAYAAIACVVSYLFSGHAGIYHSQRVGRSKHAKTIGEEGMSLAFVAKGRLGRVLNPLTDLNDFGFLKGESMSEVSVLRLYFAASDVHGTDSWWKRLSPQPLGSYLLRQAKEMGIEQALLHRVIGGYLKNQNLVMDTGEISPARLPQCLELVGDEELLHAFLKQNSEQLKTVRPVFLRAEDARIEAEIEENEIQEMLDLEGR, from the coding sequence TTGCCAAAAAATAACGTGGTGTGGTCTGGCGGCGAGCAAGCGCACATCCTTGTCGATCTGCTTCGCTGGCTGGTTATTGCGACCTTGGCTGGAGTTTTGGCTGGCTCGGCTTCCGCACTGTTGCTTGCATCACTGGAGTGGGCGACTGCGGTGCGCGAAAGCCACAAGTGGATCATCGCCTTGCTGCCGCTGGCGGGTCTCTTTGTTGGCTGCCTCTACAAATATCTCGGCAGTTCGGTTGAGGCGGGCAACAACCTCATTATCGATGAGATTCATGATCCGAAGGCGGTGCTTCCCCTGCGGATGACCCCGCTCATTCTGTTGGGAACGGCGATTACACATCTCTTTGGCGGGTCGGCTGGGCGCGAAGGAACGGCAATCCAAGCTGGGGCGTCGTTGGCCGATCAATTGACCGGAATCTTCGGTCTCGATGCGAGAGACAGGCGCATTCTGTTGATGGCAGGGATCAGCGGCGGGTTCGGCTCGGTGTTTGGCACTCCTCTTTCGGGAGCCATCTTTGGCATTGAAGTGCTGGCGATTGGCCGCATCGGATACGACGGGATCTTTCCATGCTTTGTGGGAGCATTCGTGGGCGACTTTGTTACCCGCGCTTGGGGCATTCACCATACGGTCTACCGGGTCACCTCGGTTCCTTCACTGACCTTCACAGGCTTTCTTTGCGCAATTGCCGCGGGCGTTGCCTTTGGGCTGGTTGGCATGGCATTTGCAAAGACGACGCATGCAATCTCTCACTGGGGTAAGAAGACGATTGCATGGGCGCCGCTGCGGCCATTTACTGGAGGCGTCATTGTTGCAGTGGCGGTCCTTGCGGTTGGCACGACGAAGTACATTGGCCTCGGGATACCGACGATTGTTGCCGCGTTCGCGACCCATCTACCGCCATATGATTTTGCCGCCAAGTTTCTCTTTACCGCGGTCACGCTGGGCTTCGGGTTCAAGGGCGGCGAAGTCACTCCTCTTTTCTATATTGGAGCCACTCTGGGCAACGCCCTTGCATGGCTGCTTCCGTTGCCGTCGACACTGCTAGCAGGGATGGGGTTTGTGGCGGTCTTCGCCGGAGCGGCCAACACTCCGATTGCATCGTCCCTGATGGCTGTGGAGTTGTTCGGCGCCGAGGCTGGGGCATATGCAGCGATTGCCTGCGTCGTCAGCTATCTGTTCTCGGGGCACGCCGGTATCTACCACTCGCAGCGGGTTGGCCGCAGCAAGCACGCCAAAACGATCGGCGAGGAAGGTATGTCGCTCGCCTTTGTAGCGAAGGGAAGACTCGGACGGGTGCTCAATCCTTTGACGGACCTTAACGATTTTGGATTCTTGAAAGGAGAATCGATGAGTGAAGTTAGCGTATTGAGGCTTTACTTTGCGGCCTCGGACGTACACGGCACGGATTCGTGGTGGAAGCGGTTGTCGCCGCAACCGCTTGGCTCTTACCTGTTACGCCAAGCGAAAGAGATGGGTATCGAACAGGCATTGCTGCACCGCGTGATCGGCGGTTATCTCAAGAACCAGAACCTTGTGATGGATACGGGAGAGATTTCTCCGGCGAGACTGCCGCAGTGTCTCGAACTGGTGGGAGATGAGGAGCTGTTACATGCGTTTCTGAAGCAGAATAGCGAGCAGTTGAAGACGGTGCGGCCAGTTTTTCTGCGGGCCGAAGATGCCCGTATTGAGGCGGAGATTGAGGAGAACGAGATTCAAGAGATGCTCGATCTTGAAGGAAGATAA
- the dcp gene encoding peptidyl-dipeptidase Dcp — protein sequence MSPIRPRKNDSRMLRIFFLTAFSAIALSSAAAPAFAAGVEFGPSNPFYAQSKLPFQAPPFDKIKDSDYQPAIEAGMAQQLVEMKAIADNPAPPTFENTLVAMEKTGQLFDRVMMVFNGVTGANMNPVLQKVQDIEAPKLAAHDDAIYLDSKLFHRVETVYKERESLKLDPESLKLVDFYYKKFVHSGANLSNSDKAELKKLNEEESTLSNAFITKLLAATKDAAYVTTDTAALAGLSEAQIAGAAEAAKERGKQGWLLPLQNTTQQPDLISLSNRDTRKALFEDSWTRAERGGADDTRATIARLAQIRAEKAKLLGYPNFAAWTLENQMAKTPEAALKFMNDLVPAATAKAASEAKDIQAVIDQQKGGFTLQPWDWEFYSEQVRKARYDLDEAQVKPYFELNNVLQNGVFYAANQLYGLTFKERKDIPVYNPDVRVFEVFNPDGKPLALFYCDYFKRDNKNGGAWMDVFVGQSKLLGTLPVVFNVANFTKPAAGEPALISFTDATTMFHEFGHALHGMFADTEYPSLSGTSVPRDFVEFPSQFNEHWATYPAVFNHYAKHYKTGAPMPAELAAKIKKAATFNQGYLLTELLSAAELDMQWHTLPADAPLQDPDTFEKAALEKTHLDISYVPPRYRSSYFMHIWGTGYAAGYYAYLWTEMLDDDAYQWFEDNGGLTRANGDRFRQMVLSRGNTEDLAKMYATWLGKQPYVEPMLKDRGLEPSGK from the coding sequence ATGAGCCCAATTCGCCCGCGCAAGAACGATTCCAGGATGTTGAGGATATTTTTTCTGACTGCCTTTAGCGCCATTGCCTTAAGTTCAGCCGCTGCACCTGCTTTTGCTGCCGGGGTGGAGTTTGGACCATCCAATCCGTTTTATGCACAGAGCAAGCTGCCGTTTCAGGCGCCCCCATTCGACAAGATCAAAGACAGCGATTATCAGCCGGCGATTGAGGCCGGCATGGCGCAGCAGCTTGTGGAGATGAAGGCGATTGCTGATAATCCCGCCCCACCTACATTCGAGAACACACTGGTTGCGATGGAGAAGACGGGCCAGTTGTTCGATCGCGTGATGATGGTGTTCAACGGCGTCACCGGCGCGAACATGAATCCTGTATTGCAAAAGGTGCAGGATATCGAAGCGCCGAAGCTGGCTGCGCATGACGATGCTATCTATCTGGACTCGAAGCTGTTTCATCGCGTCGAGACGGTCTACAAAGAGCGTGAGTCGCTCAAGCTCGATCCTGAGTCGTTGAAGCTGGTGGATTTTTACTACAAAAAGTTTGTTCACTCCGGGGCGAATCTCTCGAATTCAGACAAGGCGGAGCTGAAGAAGCTGAATGAAGAGGAATCGACGCTCTCGAATGCCTTTATCACCAAGCTGCTGGCTGCGACGAAAGATGCAGCCTATGTAACCACCGACACGGCTGCCCTGGCAGGCCTCAGCGAGGCGCAGATTGCCGGGGCGGCAGAGGCCGCGAAGGAGCGGGGGAAGCAAGGTTGGCTGCTTCCGCTGCAGAACACCACGCAGCAACCGGACCTGATTTCGTTGAGCAACCGCGATACGCGGAAGGCACTGTTCGAGGATTCGTGGACGCGGGCGGAACGAGGCGGCGCAGACGATACGCGCGCCACCATTGCCCGGCTTGCTCAAATTCGTGCGGAGAAGGCAAAGCTGCTGGGTTATCCGAACTTTGCCGCGTGGACGCTGGAGAATCAGATGGCGAAGACGCCCGAGGCCGCTCTGAAGTTTATGAACGATCTCGTTCCCGCTGCCACAGCGAAAGCAGCTTCCGAAGCGAAGGACATTCAGGCAGTCATCGATCAGCAGAAGGGCGGTTTTACACTACAGCCGTGGGACTGGGAGTTCTATTCGGAGCAGGTGCGCAAGGCCCGCTACGATCTGGACGAGGCGCAGGTGAAGCCGTACTTCGAGTTGAACAATGTGCTGCAGAATGGCGTGTTCTATGCCGCGAATCAGCTCTATGGACTGACGTTCAAAGAACGGAAGGACATTCCGGTGTACAACCCAGACGTGCGCGTCTTTGAGGTGTTTAACCCGGACGGCAAGCCACTGGCGCTGTTCTATTGCGACTATTTCAAGCGCGACAACAAGAACGGCGGCGCGTGGATGGATGTCTTCGTCGGCCAGTCAAAACTGCTGGGCACGCTTCCCGTGGTGTTTAACGTCGCCAACTTCACTAAGCCTGCGGCAGGCGAGCCAGCGCTGATCAGCTTTACTGATGCAACGACGATGTTCCATGAATTCGGCCACGCGCTGCATGGCATGTTCGCCGACACGGAGTATCCAAGTCTCTCCGGCACGTCGGTGCCACGCGACTTTGTCGAGTTCCCGTCGCAGTTCAATGAGCACTGGGCGACCTATCCGGCGGTTTTCAACCACTACGCAAAGCATTACAAAACCGGTGCGCCGATGCCTGCGGAACTGGCGGCGAAGATCAAGAAGGCGGCGACATTCAATCAGGGATATCTGTTGACCGAACTTTTGTCTGCAGCTGAGCTGGACATGCAGTGGCACACGCTTCCTGCCGACGCGCCGCTGCAGGATCCCGATACATTCGAAAAAGCGGCGCTGGAGAAGACGCACCTCGACATCAGCTATGTGCCGCCGCGCTATCGTTCCAGCTACTTCATGCACATATGGGGGACCGGTTATGCGGCTGGCTACTACGCCTACCTGTGGACGGAGATGCTGGACGACGATGCGTACCAGTGGTTCGAGGACAACGGCGGCCTGACCAGGGCCAATGGCGACCGCTTCCGCCAGATGGTGCTCTCACGAGGCAACACCGAAGACCTCGCAAAGATGTATGCGACATGGCTTGGGAAACAGCCTTATGTTGAGCCGATGCTCAAAGACCGTGGTCTGGAGCCTTCCGGTAAATAA